One window of the Microvirga mediterraneensis genome contains the following:
- a CDS encoding CHASE2 domain-containing protein, which produces MTALPDRMRRVGIGRIVGLLLLAALLALRIWDPGPIEALRQRSFDIYQLMQPRAVRRDLVTIVDIDETSLRALGQWPWPRTVMAEILSKIVERGGTVIGFDVLFPEPDRSSPEVAAETFRGLDEETRETLRRLPGNDAIFADAIRMSKVVLGQSGYRVSGAAPMPRPTIQTGIAILGTDPRPFLVDFPHLLRNLPILDLAAQGQGIFSIIPEQDGIVRRVPVVAVADGIVVPSLSLEMLRVASGSGAILIKTDSSGVRSVGVGDFKIPTDGKGRVWIHFSSLKPSRYVSAIDLLQGSVPVDRLAGKMVLIGTSAAGLLDLKVTPVHPALPGVELHAQLLESALMGETLSRPTYTAFVEIMLATLLSLILITLVPRVNAVTLFVLGGATAAVTLAVSWYCFSSLRLLIDYTFPLISSLIVYAVLVCTNYVTVSADRYRIRSAFSQYLSPELVEQLAQSPEKLTLGGEQRVLTVLFSDIRGFTAISELYKDDPKGLTTLINRLFTPLTKDIMERRGTIDKYMGDAIMAFWNAPLDDPSHEVNACEAACAMLDSLDALNDQRQREASDDQPVPPLRIGIGVNTGLCAVGNFGSELHFNYSVLGDTVNLASRLEGMTKQYGVPIIIGEKTAQAVLSRFAVLEIDHLQVRGKREPQRIFTILGRANVAASHDFAELNERNGLMLTAYRCREWSQALEMILLCRELGNKFGLDDYYELYLQRVRQLIDTPASSG; this is translated from the coding sequence GTGACCGCTCTCCCGGACAGGATGCGCCGCGTAGGAATCGGAAGGATTGTCGGCCTCCTGCTCCTCGCCGCCCTGCTAGCCTTAAGGATCTGGGATCCTGGCCCCATTGAAGCTCTTCGTCAGAGGTCGTTTGACATCTACCAGCTGATGCAGCCGCGCGCCGTGCGCCGCGACCTTGTCACCATCGTTGATATCGACGAGACGAGCCTGCGGGCATTGGGACAGTGGCCTTGGCCACGCACAGTCATGGCGGAAATACTCTCCAAGATCGTGGAGCGAGGCGGAACGGTCATTGGCTTCGATGTCCTTTTTCCTGAACCGGATCGAAGCTCGCCAGAAGTTGCGGCTGAGACATTCCGCGGGCTGGACGAAGAAACCCGGGAGACACTCCGGCGCCTGCCCGGCAATGATGCCATCTTCGCCGACGCCATTCGGATGTCGAAGGTAGTGCTCGGGCAGTCGGGGTATCGTGTCTCGGGAGCGGCGCCAATGCCGCGGCCGACGATCCAAACGGGGATTGCGATTCTCGGTACGGACCCGCGCCCGTTCCTCGTCGACTTTCCCCATCTCCTGCGCAACCTTCCCATCCTTGACTTAGCCGCTCAGGGGCAGGGCATTTTCTCGATCATTCCTGAACAGGATGGCATCGTCCGCCGTGTCCCGGTCGTGGCAGTCGCTGATGGAATCGTCGTTCCTTCACTTTCTCTCGAAATGCTGCGGGTCGCCAGCGGATCGGGAGCTATTCTGATCAAGACCGATTCCAGCGGCGTTCGAAGTGTCGGTGTCGGCGACTTCAAGATCCCGACGGACGGGAAAGGCCGTGTCTGGATCCACTTCTCGTCCCTTAAGCCGAGCAGATATGTTTCCGCTATCGATCTTCTTCAGGGCAGCGTGCCCGTCGATCGCCTTGCGGGTAAGATGGTGTTGATCGGGACCTCCGCTGCTGGCCTCCTCGATCTCAAGGTGACCCCGGTTCACCCGGCATTGCCAGGAGTTGAGTTACATGCCCAGCTCTTGGAGAGCGCCCTCATGGGAGAGACACTGAGCCGGCCGACCTATACGGCCTTCGTCGAGATCATGCTCGCGACGCTTCTGAGCTTGATCCTGATCACCCTGGTGCCAAGAGTGAATGCCGTTACTCTTTTCGTGCTCGGAGGCGCCACCGCTGCTGTAACCCTGGCCGTGTCCTGGTACTGCTTTTCGTCTCTTCGTCTCCTGATCGACTACACCTTCCCATTGATCTCGAGTCTTATTGTTTACGCTGTCCTCGTCTGCACGAATTATGTGACCGTTTCTGCGGACCGTTACCGGATCAGATCGGCATTCAGTCAGTACCTCTCACCCGAGCTGGTCGAACAGCTGGCGCAATCACCTGAGAAACTCACCCTTGGCGGGGAGCAGCGCGTATTGACCGTTCTCTTCTCGGATATCCGCGGCTTCACGGCTATTTCCGAGTTGTATAAGGACGACCCGAAAGGCCTGACGACCCTAATCAATCGGCTTTTTACCCCGCTAACCAAGGATATCATGGAACGTCGCGGGACGATCGATAAATACATGGGCGACGCCATCATGGCGTTCTGGAACGCCCCACTCGACGACCCCAGCCACGAGGTGAATGCCTGTGAGGCTGCGTGTGCCATGCTGGACAGTCTTGATGCTCTCAACGATCAGCGTCAGCGGGAAGCCAGCGATGATCAGCCGGTTCCGCCCCTCAGGATTGGGATCGGCGTGAATACCGGTCTCTGTGCCGTCGGCAATTTCGGGTCCGAACTGCACTTCAATTATTCGGTCCTGGGAGACACGGTTAATCTGGCCTCACGCCTCGAGGGAATGACAAAGCAATACGGGGTTCCGATCATCATCGGCGAGAAGACCGCACAGGCGGTCCTATCCCGGTTCGCCGTTCTCGAAATCGACCATCTACAGGTCAGGGGCAAGCGCGAGCCGCAGAGAATCTTCACAATCCTCGGACGCGCCAATGTGGCTGCAAGCCACGACTTCGCGGAACTGAACGAACGGAACGGCCTCATGCTGACCGCGTATCGCTGCCGTGAGTGGTCCCAGGCGCTCGAGATGATCCTGCTCTGCCGGGAACTGGGCAATAAATTCGGGCTCGACGACTATTATGAACTCTACCTTCAGCGCGTTCGCCAACTCATCGATACCCCGGCATCGTCCGGCTGA
- a CDS encoding Ig-like domain-containing protein produces MHQSGDGATVFDIKIDAAEAASSRAGTEPSILFPDKDILFSADFRRSGDDLLLVGHKATAVILDYFRDGRRLGITTPEGASLTGDTVEALAGPDASGQYAQAGSTMPTRIQIGRVEKVSGSATVLRNGVLVELRLGDMVAKGDVLQTGADSSLTIKFNDGTVFSLSSSARMVVNDMVYAADSNANSALLTLVQGVIGFVAGRIAKSGDLKVDTPVATMAIRGTAVHTEIAAFSGTTKFSLLTEPDGTVGSFLLLDKNNPSRVITSLSDARIATLLTPVPGSDPHITQISKTADDIRGENAFARDIFQFYSTDIRQIRGSSDFGDAPIIPVNLPQQIDPPDLSKFGIAPVVQQRVVASESTLPFITVAPVLIRGTAVEDGPPARLDAPMDVGPSAGANLPFVILPAHLPPGVRYLDGTRSFSLDPSHPAYQHLGRGETESVRVDFSLLVNDGTRIPSSISWTVTGRNDAPAAASDHIDGVSETGAGILALRSNDRDVDGDPLNIIRWTSPLEGSVFRNSSGDLVFDPGDDFHALSAGETATVAFAYTVSDGKGGVDTADVTLKVCGTGTFSSPHQTVSTSGVLNYNHQPVSLSIEAPSATTAASADLDLIVNLGTFLQPQMNILYLIDISGSTSEQFKGVPVGDLNGDGRANTILDAEIAGLITLTERLRGIGFSPADLTVTIIPFNGRADPSEPIGEDTVNAETFTLGQGGEETIANYLKGLNSNGLTDFANALRAANDRLQILDQGSDRNFLYFLSDGKGQGAIDVELAKLNNAYSTKITALGVGEGADLSQLNEIDNTGEASLLTSPDQIDISVLGAPVKSGAVASVDLFVNGTEIGGIGPEDFVSTPTGLALDTSVGELRRLLGDSNMISAVVTFASGEVLATELTIAGALPRSTDQML; encoded by the coding sequence GTGCACCAATCCGGGGACGGCGCTACTGTCTTCGATATCAAGATTGACGCTGCCGAGGCAGCGAGCAGTCGTGCTGGCACCGAGCCCTCGATCCTTTTTCCTGACAAGGATATCCTCTTCTCCGCCGACTTCAGGAGGTCCGGTGACGATCTCCTGCTTGTAGGGCACAAGGCAACGGCGGTTATCCTGGACTACTTCCGGGACGGACGGCGCTTGGGTATCACGACCCCTGAAGGTGCGAGCCTCACAGGTGATACCGTCGAGGCGCTAGCGGGTCCCGATGCCTCGGGGCAATACGCGCAGGCGGGAAGTACGATGCCAACCCGGATACAGATCGGGCGCGTCGAGAAGGTGTCCGGTTCCGCGACCGTCCTGCGGAACGGCGTTTTAGTCGAATTGCGTCTCGGCGATATGGTAGCCAAAGGCGACGTCCTGCAGACGGGAGCGGATTCATCACTGACGATCAAGTTCAACGACGGAACAGTTTTCAGTCTGTCTTCCAGTGCTCGCATGGTGGTGAACGATATGGTGTACGCCGCAGATTCGAATGCGAACTCGGCGCTGCTCACTCTCGTTCAGGGAGTTATCGGCTTCGTCGCGGGGCGGATAGCCAAATCTGGCGACCTCAAGGTCGACACCCCCGTCGCCACCATGGCAATCAGGGGTACGGCCGTCCACACCGAGATCGCAGCGTTCAGTGGAACTACGAAGTTCTCTCTCCTGACCGAGCCGGATGGAACCGTGGGCTCATTCTTGCTCCTGGATAAGAATAACCCGTCCCGTGTGATCACGTCGCTATCGGACGCCCGCATTGCGACCCTCTTAACGCCGGTCCCCGGCTCCGACCCACACATTACACAGATTTCGAAGACGGCTGACGATATCCGTGGCGAGAACGCTTTCGCACGAGATATCTTTCAATTCTATTCCACGGACATCCGTCAAATCAGGGGCAGCAGTGACTTTGGTGATGCACCGATCATCCCCGTGAACCTGCCTCAGCAGATTGATCCTCCCGATCTCTCGAAGTTTGGCATCGCGCCTGTCGTCCAGCAGCGTGTCGTCGCAAGCGAAAGCACTCTTCCATTCATCACTGTGGCTCCCGTGTTGATCCGAGGTACAGCTGTCGAGGACGGCCCTCCGGCGCGGCTCGATGCCCCCATGGATGTGGGTCCATCGGCCGGGGCAAACCTGCCCTTCGTGATCCTGCCGGCCCATTTGCCTCCCGGCGTGCGGTATCTCGACGGAACACGCAGTTTCTCTCTGGACCCATCCCATCCAGCCTATCAGCACCTTGGCAGGGGAGAGACCGAGAGCGTCAGGGTGGATTTCAGCCTGCTGGTCAATGACGGCACCCGTATCCCCTCGTCGATTTCATGGACCGTTACCGGCCGAAACGATGCTCCTGCCGCAGCGAGCGATCACATCGACGGGGTGAGCGAGACGGGAGCCGGCATCCTGGCGCTGCGTTCGAACGACCGTGATGTCGACGGCGATCCACTCAACATCATCCGCTGGACGAGTCCGCTCGAAGGCTCCGTCTTCCGCAACTCCTCTGGGGATCTGGTCTTCGACCCCGGCGACGATTTCCATGCCCTGAGCGCGGGCGAAACTGCGACGGTCGCCTTCGCCTACACGGTCTCCGATGGCAAGGGCGGGGTCGATACGGCAGACGTCACCTTGAAAGTCTGCGGCACCGGGACCTTCTCATCTCCTCACCAGACAGTGTCGACCAGCGGCGTTCTCAACTACAACCATCAGCCGGTCTCCCTCTCCATCGAAGCACCATCCGCCACGACGGCTGCAAGTGCGGATCTCGACCTCATCGTCAATCTCGGGACATTTCTCCAGCCGCAGATGAATATTCTATATCTCATCGACATCTCGGGAAGCACGTCTGAACAGTTCAAGGGAGTGCCAGTCGGCGATCTCAACGGTGACGGACGTGCCAACACCATCCTGGATGCAGAGATCGCTGGCCTTATCACGTTGACGGAGCGCCTGCGAGGGATCGGATTCTCGCCTGCGGATCTCACGGTCACGATCATCCCGTTCAATGGCCGTGCCGATCCTTCCGAGCCTATCGGTGAAGACACCGTGAATGCCGAAACATTCACTCTCGGGCAAGGAGGAGAGGAGACGATTGCGAACTATTTGAAAGGGCTCAATTCCAACGGATTGACGGATTTCGCCAATGCCCTGCGAGCAGCCAACGATCGGTTGCAGATCCTAGATCAGGGGAGTGATCGGAATTTTCTGTACTTTCTTTCGGACGGGAAGGGACAGGGAGCAATCGATGTCGAACTTGCGAAATTGAACAATGCCTACAGCACGAAAATCACCGCTCTCGGCGTCGGCGAGGGCGCGGATCTCTCCCAACTGAACGAAATCGACAACACGGGTGAGGCATCGCTGCTAACGTCGCCAGACCAGATTGATATCTCTGTCCTTGGAGCGCCAGTTAAAAGCGGGGCGGTCGCCAGCGTAGACCTCTTTGTGAACGGCACGGAAATCGGCGGCATTGGCCCGGAAGATTTTGTCTCCACCCCCACCGGACTTGCCTTGGATACGTCGGTTGGAGAGTTAAGGCGCCTCTTGGGAGACAGTAATATGATATCTGCCGTTGTAACCTTTGCGAGCGGAGAGGTTTTGGCAACGGAGTTGACAATTGCAGGGGCCTTGCCCCGCTCTACGGACCAAATGCTGTGA
- a CDS encoding RidA family protein: protein MTIVSPRSATLLRRIDPPKWPSPRGYSHGMAGMGTLVFVGGQIAADNAGRVTSIGLIPQARQALRNVRTVLAEAGGAPEHIAQMTWYVLDIDHYRAQLRELGVVYSEIMGNHYPAMVLVEVSGLVEPGAIVEIAATAILPVVGSSSSLGAPPCP, encoded by the coding sequence ATGACTATCGTGTCACCGAGGTCGGCGACCCTGTTGCGCAGGATTGACCCGCCCAAATGGCCGAGCCCGCGCGGCTATTCACACGGGATGGCCGGCATGGGCACCCTCGTGTTCGTCGGCGGGCAGATCGCTGCCGACAATGCAGGAAGGGTAACGTCCATTGGGCTCATTCCGCAGGCGCGCCAAGCGTTGCGGAATGTGCGGACGGTTCTCGCTGAAGCAGGCGGTGCCCCCGAGCACATCGCGCAGATGACCTGGTACGTGCTTGATATCGATCACTACCGGGCGCAGCTGCGGGAACTCGGCGTCGTCTACAGCGAGATCATGGGAAATCATTATCCAGCCATGGTGCTGGTGGAAGTCTCAGGGCTGGTCGAACCGGGCGCCATCGTGGAGATCGCCGCCACCGCAATTCTTCCGGTTGTCGGCTCGTCCTCATCCTTAGGCGCCCCTCCATGCCCGTAG
- the speE gene encoding polyamine aminopropyltransferase gives MKWFQEKLYGHHKQMLSMSAVLYHWRTEFQDVLIFENPVFGKVLVLDGIVQLTERDNHIYHEMIAHVPLMAHGSARDVLIIGGGDGGTLKEVLKHPVDRATLVEIDGEVIDLSRRFLPDVSGGAFDDPRTTVLVMDGTRYIAETATQFDVIVIDSTDPLGPGEKLFTPAFYRACRSRLRPGGVIAVQSGAPFFQPMELDQVCGRLAASFAGVRPYLAPVPTYAGGMLALVAAGASNDVLRPPCKVLRERFGALDGKTRYYTPEVHRAAFTLAPSLAPSPLREGLRPVDSLETVI, from the coding sequence ATGAAGTGGTTCCAGGAGAAGCTCTACGGCCATCATAAGCAGATGCTCTCCATGAGCGCCGTACTATACCATTGGCGGACCGAGTTCCAGGATGTCCTGATCTTCGAAAATCCAGTCTTCGGCAAGGTGTTGGTGCTCGACGGTATCGTGCAGCTAACCGAGCGCGACAACCACATCTACCACGAGATGATCGCCCACGTGCCACTGATGGCGCATGGTTCTGCGCGGGACGTACTGATCATCGGCGGCGGCGATGGCGGTACGCTGAAGGAGGTGCTGAAGCATCCAGTCGATCGCGCTACCCTCGTTGAGATCGACGGTGAGGTGATCGACCTGTCGCGGCGTTTCCTACCGGACGTATCGGGCGGTGCGTTCGATGATCCGCGCACTACCGTTCTGGTCATGGACGGCACGCGCTATATCGCGGAAACGGCGACACAATTCGATGTCATTGTCATCGATTCGACGGATCCGCTGGGGCCAGGGGAGAAGCTGTTCACACCGGCCTTCTACAGGGCCTGTCGCAGCCGGCTGCGGCCCGGTGGGGTGATCGCTGTCCAGAGCGGTGCGCCGTTCTTCCAGCCCATGGAGCTGGATCAGGTGTGCGGGCGCCTCGCTGCATCTTTTGCCGGGGTGCGGCCTTATTTGGCTCCTGTACCGACCTATGCCGGGGGCATGCTCGCGCTTGTCGCGGCGGGGGCGTCCAACGATGTACTGCGGCCCCCATGCAAGGTCTTGCGGGAGCGGTTCGGGGCACTCGACGGAAAGACCCGGTACTACACGCCCGAGGTTCACCGGGCCGCGTTCACGCTGGCTCCGTCGCTTGCGCCATCCCCGCTGCGAGAGGGCCTGCGCCCTGTTGATTCTCTGGAAACAGTAATTTGA
- the speD gene encoding adenosylmethionine decarboxylase: MAESKRLSVVAKAGLRPPAHGFESPIRHADRTKNTFTLPASACIDDGRLDHFVQRDGMLFAGTHLIVDLWHASNLDDLQLIDKALRDAADRSGSTLLNIDLHHFTPNGGISGVAVLAESHISIHTWPEISYAAVDIFMCGAAQPHEAIEVLKGAFLPGHLTLAEHKRGVIL; this comes from the coding sequence ATGGCTGAATCCAAACGCCTCAGCGTGGTCGCGAAGGCTGGCTTGCGCCCGCCAGCGCATGGCTTCGAGAGCCCTATAAGGCATGCCGACAGGACGAAAAATACTTTCACTTTGCCAGCTTCCGCATGCATAGATGACGGTCGCCTCGATCATTTCGTTCAACGCGATGGCATGTTGTTTGCCGGGACGCACCTGATTGTCGACCTCTGGCACGCGTCAAATTTGGACGACCTGCAATTGATCGATAAGGCCCTTCGGGATGCCGCAGACCGATCCGGGTCGACGCTTTTGAACATCGATCTTCACCACTTCACACCAAACGGCGGTATCTCCGGCGTGGCGGTCCTTGCCGAGAGCCACATTTCCATCCACACATGGCCCGAGATCTCCTATGCGGCTGTCGACATCTTCATGTGCGGAGCCGCGCAGCCGCACGAGGCCATTGAGGTGCTCAAAGGCGCGTTCCTGCCCGGGCATCTCACGCTCGCCGAGCACAAACGGGGAGTGATCCTATGA
- a CDS encoding GreA/GreB family elongation factor, with the protein MMLSSRLSGRSKSNCAGESTECFMQIAGICQCRRMSKPLGPGCPPAPYLDEESISGLHDDMTGRKQTVSLAYPHESGPSKRRVSMLTPIGTALIGRPVESPTD; encoded by the coding sequence ATGATGCTTTCGAGCAGGCTCTCGGGGAGATCGAAAAGCAATTGCGCCGGAGAAAGCACAGAATGCTTCATGCAGATCGCGGGCATATGTCAATGCAGGCGCATGTCTAAGCCTTTGGGGCCGGGTTGTCCCCCGGCTCCTTATCTGGATGAGGAGAGCATCTCTGGCCTTCACGATGACATGACAGGTCGGAAGCAAACGGTTTCCCTCGCTTACCCGCACGAATCCGGCCCTTCCAAGCGCAGGGTCTCGATGTTGACGCCTATCGGCACTGCGCTCATCGGGAGGCCTGTCGAGAGCCCGACTGATTAG
- the hpf gene encoding ribosome hibernation-promoting factor, HPF/YfiA family, whose product MKMSSAGASVKINSSNIHLGEGLPQKVHEKLLQVAGKYFGHLNHAAVGFSREGHSYCCIINVQVGNYRVLIAEAYAADCHDAFEQALGEIEKQLRRRKHRMLHADRGHMSMQAHV is encoded by the coding sequence ATGAAGATGAGTAGCGCTGGAGCGTCGGTCAAGATCAACAGCTCCAACATCCACCTTGGTGAGGGTCTGCCTCAAAAGGTTCACGAGAAGCTCCTGCAGGTAGCCGGGAAGTACTTCGGGCATCTGAATCACGCGGCCGTCGGGTTCAGCCGCGAGGGACATTCCTATTGCTGCATCATCAACGTTCAGGTCGGCAATTATAGGGTGCTTATTGCAGAGGCATATGCTGCCGACTGTCATGATGCTTTCGAGCAGGCTCTCGGGGAGATCGAAAAGCAATTGCGCCGGAGAAAGCACAGAATGCTTCATGCAGATCGCGGGCATATGTCAATGCAGGCGCATGTCTAA
- a CDS encoding CBS domain-containing protein, producing MTRDVVSVSAATPVSEIAGALASKRISAVPVVSTDGALVGIVSESDLMRRTEIGTQRRPSWWRKVLADMEAEAADYIRTHGRKARHVMTPRVVTATEDMVLADIADLMEKQRLKRLPVLRGSHLVGIVSRSDLVRALARYRAPLFADPPTDGTMLRDLMDRVKALTPSHCLINISVHRGNADIAGVVDTATEREAILVAAENTPGIRSIQDRMILRCRSTS from the coding sequence ATGACGCGGGACGTAGTCTCCGTCTCGGCGGCGACCCCGGTGAGCGAGATTGCCGGTGCGCTGGCCAGCAAGCGGATCAGCGCAGTCCCTGTGGTCAGTACCGACGGAGCCCTCGTCGGCATTGTCAGCGAGAGCGACCTGATGAGAAGGACGGAGATCGGAACTCAGCGCCGCCCCTCTTGGTGGAGAAAGGTGCTGGCGGACATGGAGGCGGAGGCCGCCGACTACATCCGGACCCATGGTCGCAAGGCTCGGCACGTCATGACACCAAGGGTCGTGACCGCCACCGAGGACATGGTGCTCGCGGACATTGCCGACCTGATGGAGAAGCAGCGCCTGAAGCGTCTTCCTGTCCTGCGCGGGAGCCATCTTGTCGGCATCGTCAGTCGGAGCGATCTCGTTAGGGCCTTGGCGCGCTACCGCGCGCCTCTGTTCGCGGATCCTCCTACCGACGGGACGATGCTGCGAGATCTGATGGACCGGGTGAAAGCGCTGACGCCGTCCCACTGTCTCATCAACATATCGGTGCATCGCGGGAACGCGGACATTGCCGGGGTTGTGGATACCGCGACTGAACGGGAAGCTATCCTCGTCGCCGCCGAGAACACGCCGGGGATCCGATCGATTCAGGATCGGATGATCCTGCGGTGCCGGTCCACCTCTTGA
- a CDS encoding amidohydrolase family protein codes for MHNLVIRNVRPMGGEATSVTIREGRIGGYGGDVEEGAEILDGGGSILIPGLIEAHTHMDKTLLGMGWYRNEVGPRLIDKIDNERMQRRVLGIDPARQSARQTVLAASLGTTHIRTHVDVDTEVGVAGIEGVLETRERYRDQVDIELVAFPQSGMLIRPGTVELMEKALQLGAQVIGGLDPAGIDRDPKGHLDVVFGLAERYAVPVDIHLHESAELGAFSMELIIERTKALGMQGKVTISHAFCLGMADQDYVAALIEALAQAQIHILTTAPASRPAPAVKRLMEAGIVVAAGSDGVRDTWGPYNNPDMLERAVLVGLRNNLRRDDEVALALDTCTYGAARMMGLDDYGLEPGCRADVVLLDGETLAEAVVSRRPRKMVMKGGRVIARDGTALISSP; via the coding sequence ATGCATAATCTGGTAATCCGCAATGTGCGCCCGATGGGAGGAGAGGCAACCTCGGTGACGATTCGTGAGGGACGGATCGGCGGCTATGGCGGGGATGTCGAGGAAGGCGCGGAGATCCTGGATGGAGGGGGGAGCATCCTGATCCCAGGTCTCATCGAGGCCCATACGCATATGGATAAGACGCTCCTCGGCATGGGTTGGTATCGCAACGAGGTGGGGCCGCGCCTCATCGACAAGATCGACAACGAGCGGATGCAGCGGCGTGTTCTGGGCATTGATCCTGCCCGTCAGTCCGCCCGGCAGACTGTGCTCGCAGCATCCCTCGGCACGACGCATATTCGAACCCACGTGGATGTAGATACGGAAGTCGGTGTGGCAGGCATCGAGGGCGTTCTCGAAACCCGGGAGCGGTACAGGGACCAAGTTGATATCGAGCTGGTTGCATTCCCGCAGAGCGGCATGCTCATCCGCCCCGGTACGGTCGAACTCATGGAGAAGGCTCTTCAACTCGGAGCTCAGGTGATCGGCGGGCTCGATCCGGCCGGGATTGATCGCGATCCAAAGGGGCATCTCGACGTCGTCTTCGGCCTCGCAGAGCGCTATGCTGTCCCGGTCGACATCCATCTCCATGAGTCGGCGGAGCTGGGTGCGTTCTCCATGGAACTCATCATCGAGCGCACGAAGGCTCTGGGAATGCAGGGCAAGGTTACGATCAGCCATGCGTTCTGTCTCGGCATGGCCGATCAGGATTATGTCGCTGCGCTGATCGAGGCATTGGCTCAAGCGCAGATTCACATTCTGACGACGGCGCCAGCCTCAAGGCCGGCTCCGGCCGTCAAGCGACTGATGGAGGCGGGCATCGTTGTCGCAGCGGGTTCCGATGGGGTGCGCGACACCTGGGGGCCCTACAACAATCCAGACATGTTGGAGCGGGCCGTCCTCGTCGGTCTGCGCAACAACCTGCGTCGCGACGACGAGGTTGCGCTGGCTCTCGACACCTGCACGTATGGCGCGGCGCGGATGATGGGCCTCGATGACTATGGCCTGGAGCCCGGCTGCAGAGCGGATGTTGTACTGCTTGATGGAGAAACTCTAGCCGAGGCTGTCGTAAGCCGCCGCCCGCGCAAAATGGTGATGAAAGGCGGGAGGGTGATCGCTCGTGATGGCACTGCGTTGATCTCTTCGCCTTAA
- a CDS encoding GntR family transcriptional regulator, with protein sequence MNASVRKPKSAAGTRSDSVYAGLRRAIIEQALMPGDKLTEDVIGERFGVSRTIVRTVLARLHAEGLVDMQPNKGATIAQPSLSEAQDVFETRMCLERQVLVRLAEKVTPDDIEHLQRHVNLETKANSQDGAAAIRLAGEFHILLASLSGNRVLARYVDEVVSRCSLILALYSRPHSSDCSIHEHQQIIDALRLRNSQAAVDAMDHHLKAVTDRALLSSTSDKHRDIRSILDRYAS encoded by the coding sequence ATGAACGCTTCAGTCAGAAAGCCTAAGTCAGCAGCCGGCACTCGGAGCGATTCCGTTTACGCCGGACTTCGCCGCGCGATCATCGAGCAGGCACTGATGCCAGGGGACAAGCTGACCGAGGATGTCATCGGCGAGCGGTTCGGCGTCAGCCGCACGATCGTCCGGACCGTTCTCGCGCGCCTCCATGCCGAGGGTCTCGTCGACATGCAGCCGAACAAGGGCGCCACCATCGCGCAGCCGAGCCTTTCGGAGGCGCAGGACGTTTTCGAGACGCGAATGTGCCTGGAACGCCAAGTCCTTGTCCGGCTTGCTGAAAAGGTCACGCCAGACGACATCGAGCACCTGCAGCGACACGTGAACCTGGAGACGAAAGCCAACTCGCAGGATGGCGCCGCTGCCATTCGCCTGGCGGGGGAGTTCCATATTCTTCTGGCCTCCCTCTCTGGCAACAGGGTTCTTGCCCGGTATGTGGACGAGGTTGTCTCACGTTGCTCGCTCATCCTGGCGCTCTATAGCCGACCGCACTCCTCCGACTGCTCGATTCATGAGCATCAGCAGATCATCGACGCCCTTCGATTGCGGAACAGCCAGGCTGCCGTCGACGCCATGGACCACCATCTCAAGGCGGTTACAGACAGAGCGCTTCTGTCCTCCACATCTGACAAGCATCGCGACATCCGGTCCATCCTTGACCGCTACGCTTCCTGA